The sequence TCAGACAACAGCAACAAAACGCCTTCTTCGCCAAGTTTTGCAAAGGTATTAAAATCTGTTCCGATATTATCTATGGGTGTGGGATCAAACTTAAAGTCTCCGGTGTGGACTATAGTGCCGAAAGGCGTCCTTATAGCAAGTGCTAAAGCATCAGGAATAGAGTGACATACAGATATAAATTCAACAGAAAAAACTCCGGCTCCCACCTTTTCGCCTGCTGAAATAATTCTATAATTAGGCTCATAAGATGACTTTGCATCTACCATTTTATTTTCAATAAAGCCTGCTGCCAAGCGAGTACAATAAAGGGGTGCGTCCAGTCTTGGCAAAATAAACGGAAGTGCCCCAATATGATCTTCATGTCCATGTGTTATGAAGATTGCTTTTATTTTATTTTTATTTTTTATTAGGTATTCTGCATCAGGTATGACTAAATCTATACCAAGCATATCATCTTCAGGAAATTTAAGACCGCAATCTACTACTATTATGTCATCCTCAAAGCTAAATGCTGTCAGGTTTTTGCCTATTTCTCCCAATCCGCCGAGAGGGATTATTCTTAACTCGCCCTTACTTTTACTTGCCGCCTTACTTCTTCTTTTATATCTTTTTTTCTCGGATGCAGGCATAAAAAACAACTCCCTCCAACCTAACATAATATCACTGAATCTCACATATATCCACACTTGCCACAGAATGTATTATTAAATTATTAAGGCCACATCAACAATGCTACAACAAAGAATAATTTGTTACAAGTTGCAAAAGGTTGACAACATATTAATATACGATATAATTTTTTCTTGCATGCCGGACTGAAAAGTCCGACCAAAGTACCGTTAAACTGGGATATGGTGCAACGGCAGCACACCTGACTCTGGATCAGGCAATCTAGGTTCGAATCCTAGTATCCCAGCCATTTTTAAAAAACGGTCCCTTCGTCTAGGGGTCTAGGACGACGGGTTCTCAGCCCGTTAACAGGGGTTCGAATCCCCTAGGGACTGCCAAAATAAACATAAAAACAGGGGAGAATTATTTCTCCCCTGTTTTTATGTTTATTTCATTCTTCTGCCTGAGTAAGAGAGAGACGTGGTGATTCAAACTTAATCCCCTCTGCATCAAACAATGTTTTTAATCTGGCTCTATATGCCCAAGACACAGCCCACTGTCTTCCCGGAACTGTTTTAATATATATCCTTATATGCACTCCGTTCTCGGTGAACTCAAGAATACCCTGAGATTTGGGTAATTCCAATATTTCCGAGTCTGGCTCTTTATACATTGTGTTTGCAAGGTCATCCATTATAGACATTGCTTTTTTATAATCCGAGTCATATGTAATTCCAATTTTCACTATGGTAGCAGACCAGTTTTTTGTGTTATTTAAAACAATCTGTATTAGACTATTGGGTATAATTATTAACTTCCCCGAAAATCCACGTATTCTGGTAGCTCTAAGATTAAACTTTTCGACCGTCCCCGTGTGCCCATCAACCTCAATAACGTCTCCTACATTATACTGATTTTCTATGAGTATAATAATGCCGTTTATATAGTCTCTTATTAGGTTTTGTGCCGCAAAAGAAACAGCCAATCCTATAACTCCGACACCAGCTAGTACAGGCCCCAAATTGAACCCGAAAACCTTTAAGATGGAAAATACAAAGAAAAATCCTATTATAATTCTTACTAATTCTGCTGTAAGCTGCCTAAGAGTGGATAGTCTCTTACCCAAAGTCTCTCGTGTGACTGTATCTTCGTATAAAGAAACATTCTCATTCGCAGCTTTAAATAGTCTTCTTACAACTATTTTGGCTATTCTGTCGAAAATATACCAAAAAATACAAAGCAGTACTATTATAATTAAGCTTTTGAAATCCTTTATTAAAAGTGGAAATGAAAAAGAAGAATGTGACAAAGCTTTTGTCCTCCCAATCTTAATATCTTAATCTTGCACTTCCGTAATCTTCATACCACCTAGATTTGAAAGAGCTTCTTGGTCCACATTTATAATATATTTTTGCTTTAATTTTTTAATTTCCTCGTCAACATAAGCCATCTGTAATTTTGTTGAAACACTATCTTCCGCTTCTTTAAAGGACAGCTGTTTCGAGGTTCGATGCTCTAAAACTTCTATAACATGCCAACCAAAAGCAGATTTTATCGGTCCGACAATACCTCCAACTCTTGTATTAAATATGGCTTCTTCAATTGCTGGATCTTGAATTCCTCTTTCGACCCAACCTAGGTCTCCTCCATTTTTAGCAGTATTTTGATCACGGCTGTAGCTGGCAGCAATTTCTTCAAAATTATCTTTATTTATAAGCTTTAATAAAATACTATTAGCTACTTCCTTTGTTGGAGACATAATATGTCTTGCTCTGAATGCTTCGGGTTCAACAAATTCATCAAGATGTGACGTGTAATAGCTTTCGAGAGTTTTACTGCTCATATCCCATCCTTCTGATAGGTTTTTAAGATACTCTCTTATAAAAATCTGTAGCGTTTGCCATTTAATCTGAAAAGCTACTTCTGGCTTTGAGTCCAAACCCTGCTCCTTGCCAGCCTCAGCTATTAAAAGAGCCTCTATAATCTGATTCATCATTGCATTTCTTTTCTCCAGATCAGCGTGATCTATTGTCAACATGGCCATAATTTCACTTTCACCTGAAGAATTAACCAGAATACGAAGCACTTCAGGTTCTGACAAAGTGACAGATCCTACTCGAATCAGGGGATTATCATTTGACAAAATAGGGGAAACAGAGGCGAGCAACAAAAATAGAGCTAACCACAAAACAGTTGTTTTTCTTGCTATTAGTTTGGTAACAAGAGCAATTTTTTTAGACACTATTTCGAGACCTTGAATTTCAATTCGCTTTTCTTTTGAAGCGTAATCGAAACTTTATCTCCCTCAACTATTGTTCCATCAAGAATTTGATTTGAAAGAGGATCTTCCACGAGCTTTTGTATGGCTCTGCGAAGTGGGCGTGCTCCATACTTTGGATCATATCCCTTCTCCAACAAAAGCTCTGAAGCTCCCCTAGAAAGTTTAAGCTCTATACCCTTTTCAAGAGTTCTCTCTTTTACCTCATTTACCATTTTATCTACAATATTCAATAAATTATCCTTGTTTAGATTCTTAAAAATTAAAAGTTCATCTATTCTGTTTAGAAATTCCGGGCGAAAAGCTTTTTTAACTGCAGACATTATGGTTTCTTTTGCTCTCTTGTCATTTCCCTTATCAATGCTAGTACTGGAAAAACCAAGAGCTGCCCCTTTGCTTATCTCGCTTACTCCGACATTACTCGTCATTATTATTACTGCATTTCTAAAATCTGTAAGATGCCCTTGACCATCTGTTAAACGTCCATCGTCCAATAATTGCAGCAACATATTGAATACATCTGGGTGTGCCTTTTCTATTTCATCAAAAAGCACAACAGCATAAGGCCTACGTCTTATGGCTTCTGTTAGCTTCCCACCCTCTTCGAAACCCACGTATCCTGGAGGAGCTCCTATTAGCTTGGCGGCCTCGTGCCTTTCCATATACTCACTCATGTCTACCCTGATTAACGCCTCGTCACTTCCAAACAAAAAGCCTGCAAGAGACCTCGCCAATTCCGTCTTACCTACACCGGTGGGGCCTAAGAAAAGGAAACTTCCAACAGGA comes from Synergistaceae bacterium and encodes:
- a CDS encoding mechanosensitive ion channel family protein is translated as MSHSSFSFPLLIKDFKSLIIIVLLCIFWYIFDRIAKIVVRRLFKAANENVSLYEDTVTRETLGKRLSTLRQLTAELVRIIIGFFFVFSILKVFGFNLGPVLAGVGVIGLAVSFAAQNLIRDYINGIIILIENQYNVGDVIEVDGHTGTVEKFNLRATRIRGFSGKLIIIPNSLIQIVLNNTKNWSATIVKIGITYDSDYKKAMSIMDDLANTMYKEPDSEILELPKSQGILEFTENGVHIRIYIKTVPGRQWAVSWAYRARLKTLFDAEGIKFESPRLSLTQAEE